One window of Acidobacteriaceae bacterium genomic DNA carries:
- the rpmG gene encoding 50S ribosomal protein L33 produces the protein MREIVSLQCPVCKNRNYSTTKNKKTTTGRLEFSKFCNTCRKHTDHKETK, from the coding sequence ATGCGCGAGATCGTCAGCCTGCAGTGTCCGGTGTGCAAGAACCGGAACTACTCGACCACCAAGAACAAGAAGACCACGACGGGACGTCTCGAGTTCTCTAAGTTTTGCAATACGTGCCGCAAGCACACGGATCACAAGGAGAC